GTCGAAAAATGTCTAAATTTATCGTCAAATTTCAGGTAAAGTTAACAgtaaaatttactaataaatatcCGCGGTTTAATCGCAAATGCTACAAGCATTGCGATTAAACCGTAAGTAATCGAagtataagtatttaaaaacaacgctaattttcaaaagtagtaaatattcaataataaaaagtgtttcatttttggaaaaatgaAACACTTGTATTATTGCAaaacgttaatttttttttgcaaacataGTTAAATTGTtgcttgttaaaataataaaatttgatcacTTTACTTTGCTAAAAGATTTCactattatgaaatatttaaaagttgttgctTTGTAAATAAGTTTCAGCAGATTACAATCTAACATTATCATTTATagtaaaagtttgtaaaattcgTATTACTTATTGCatgctttaattttaattattcttaaataacCGAAGTTAATCGCTTTTGCGGTATACAACAAGCATTTTGAAAACACAAAGTACAAAGGGTTcttgacaatttttaatatagtgAACAATAATGATGGCGCCTAAATATCTCTCCGGAGTTACTAACGCATTAAGTTCAATTGAGTAAATAACTATTTATCGTTAATACTTTTCTGAATAATTTCTCGGGTTGTTGTTAGTAActtggtaattaaaattgtaaccatcaaaaattagttaaacacgtgttagtttctttataattcttttatatattttttatatattctttataatagaaattttttctggtgcaaaaataaaatctgttGCGAGACGTAATTAAACACgcaattgattaaaaaaagtctctttaattgtttttcgtGGTTTTGTCaggttaattttatattgttttatcaggtggatttaatagtttgtttttcgtTTATAGAACATTTTAGATGACGCAAAATCTAAAAATCACTATAAAAACGTATTCCTCGTAAAATTTTTAGTCAACTATGGTAACAATAAActtgttgattatttttttttggttgattattatttttggttgattatttttttggttttattttggatttattatttttttggttgattattattatttttttttggtttaaaataaaattaaggatcatttaaaactaacaattagaaaaataaaactgacTTAAATAACTAAAACGATAGAATAAGGAAGCTAGTCTGCTCGAATAACAAGATTAATAAGgcttaaatataatttacttgatattaatatttacacgaaattaaaaatatttaatgttaaaaaaaataagtcgTTCCATAATTGTCAATGAAATAAGGAACCGTTGTATAGTTCTGCAACGGGATTATGTGCGATGGGTCCAAAGAATTGTTGTCTGGTTTTTCTCTATTCGGTGGGTAGAACTTTATTTTTGGTGCCTTTACAACTAATACCGACTCCCCAATACTATCTGGAGCCtaaaatcatacaaaaaattatgactaatattacaattatatgaaaaagtataattagaaaacttgaaactaaaatttaaacctGCTTTCTTATTGCAGGTCcgatattaagtttttttccgTTAAGATACAACGGACATGCTTTCAAAACCGATTTCACACTTTTTTCGTTATTAAATGTAACAAAACCGTAACCTAAAAAAGTCAAGAAcggtatattttattaaaagaataatgtataagtaaataaataaaatcaataaaaatgtagaataacgcaattatttgtaaaactaCCTTTAGAATTTCCGTTATCATTAAAGACAACTTTCGCATCCAGCACTTTTCCAAACTCACTGAAGTATTTTGCTATATCTGCAGCATTTGTCTAAAAAAAGTCGCTAAACACTATACTCTACATAGAACAACTTAGTTGTCGTTTTTTTCTTAGAAATTAaagattagtttttagtttaaattgattttagtcaaaaataaatgttcaaaaaaaataaattaaaacattaaaaattactgTCTTTATCAAGCCACCGACAAAAACTCTGTTTCGGTATCTCATACCGTTGATATATATACTGCTGTCCTACACGTAAAAAATTGTAGCAAATATATAGTTAGTTTTGCGTTAATGGCTacggaatttattttttatttaaatgacattctgcatttttattcattcaaaaaatatatttaaaaaatgcattaataataaataaattataaaataagtataaaaccTACCAtcttaaaaagttctttttattcttccgtaTATTTCCGTCCAGTTCGCTTTTTCTACTACGATCTAATTTACGATTGTAAAGCACATTCGTATTTAAGAGACTTGGTCTTCCTCTTAGTGTTTAGTGTTAAGGTCTTCATCTTGGcgctatgtttttttttctttataccaTTTTACTGCGCACTTAacatattgatataaaaaaaaacgtccACGCATGAGAGTAGGAAAAAAAGTCTAATCGTAGACGTTTTATTTCACCCAATTTGAGTTAATGATACGAAGAAATAGAAGAAATGCGTtctttagtttataaaataaatcaattaaattgttttctgagtagaaatccttttttattttttaatttatatcttCCAAAAAAAGTATGTTTGACCGCTggtaaattatttgtttaaaggaTTTAAATCAAACTTATAAAGACacgataataaaataaagattaagtccaaatttaaaattgaacttaaaaatttacctaatttataacatattcaacaacaaaaaaagttaacaacaagaaaagttgcaaatttaagtaattttaagtctaaaaaggaaaatatttctGCGTCTGAAAAATTTAGGTTTGAGCCATAAAACGTTAATttactgtaaataaatttaaaaagttcagcataagattttaaaaaatctacatTTCTGATTTcctataatttaaagttaaagttattaGCAAAGAAGTTATTGGAAactattttctttatagaaatacacgttgatttttattttattttattgaaaacatgtTTTCGAAAATGACGAAACCTTTTAAGACTAATTACAccgataaacaaataaaattttattgtgcatATCTTGTTAACTAGgcggttttttaaaacaaattaaatatgctgatttcaaatatgcaaaccatttttcaccatcacgtcaagttgtaaagatatttgggttcaaatctTTAGTATTTAAGGTAAAGTCCCTAATATtgtcgaaaaaaaagttattcaaaagtatgtcaacctggtctcaaaagaagcgtattttcatagagattttagaaaagataaatatttttacttaaaatttattgacaaaaaaaattatgtaaaaaatgctaaagacttttaaaaaaattttaacaaaatgtttttcagcaataatacaaaaagtacttatttttattacaaacaaataCCATTTTTCTCTATGAAATCTCTATGAAAatacgcttcttttgagacccaggttgacatacttttgaataacttttttttcgacGATATTAGGGACTTTACCTTAAATACTAAagatttgaacccaaatatctttacaacttgacgtgatggtgaaaaatggtttgcatatttgaaatcagcatatttaatttgttttaaaaaaccaccTAGTTAACAAGATatgcacaataaaattttatttgtttatcagTGTTATTTAGAAGTAAGTCtacttctaaaataaaaatttttaaaaacaaaatacttaattttcAAACATGGCATTCTTAGTGTTCGAATCTTGTATTGACAACAGAATGTCTTTTTAAAGTCTTGAAATTTCGAATTAGTAAAAATCTGCTATACTCCCAATTTTCGAATCAGGCTTCATAAAAAACGTTCGAACGAttacttaacaattttttattttttttggacttTAGATATTTCAGTATATAAATAGTTGTTCGTATGTAAACTATGTgcgtcaataaaaaaaaagtgaaaatagcTCAAAAACAAGTAGCCGTCATGACAGGTTCAAATGCAtgctgttatttttttattgtttttttatctttgaaaaataatttagttttgtaGAGTTTTgcacttgaaattttcaaatgttttaaattttcatggaAATGCGATGAAATTTAATGACTATTTTGGAGAAACGTgcgtttgttaattaaagagcagttaaatttagaaaatggttttaaatttttttaaaagaaaaggttttttaaagagaaagcttttttaaaataaaactttgttcaAACTTTTATTAGATTTTGCGCTTCTTTTATGGCGATTCACCTTTAATCTATAcctaataaacattttttaaactaaactttagGGTAAAAAACGGAAAAACACTTAATGTTTACAAATCACCACGTGAATATCACATCTAGGAAATCTAGTTAACATCACATCTGGTAAACATCACGCCTCAGAAATCACCTGGTAAGAATATACATTACGAATCAGACGAAAATAATTTCTATTAAATTGAAGAAAATGTCAAGTTTTCTTAACCACCCTAAATCAATTGATTAACATTATGATTTAGATGGATTTACTTGCGGCTTCGGCTGGTTAAGAGTTTCCgcgttatttatttatttttttttcgtttatattattatataatatatttatatatatattaaattttatatatattatagttatatatatattaaaaaatttttttaaatttatatgattatattttaGCTTGTAAGTTTGTTATATTTTAGCTTGTAAGCTTTATATTTTAgcttgtattatattatattttagctTGTAAGCTTGTAagaatatattaaagttatatatatattaaaaaaaattttaaaatttatatgattatattttaGCTTGtaagttttatgaaatattaacgaaatgttttaaattgtaataaagaacagaaaaaaaaaaagggtttataaaatttttcgctaatatttttttaaatttagaaatttttaacaaaattgtttttaattactttgtaCGGCACGGCGTTAATATTTGGCCAAAAATCTCCCAACGCGAATTGAACGCGTGACTATTAAAACTAAGTGTGATTTAGACTGGAATATTTTTACGTTTAATTCAGTCTAAGCTATAATATACAGTTAAAAAACCAAGGTTTATGGTTTAATTGGTCAAAAAGGGAATGTTTTAATGtgttaatatgttaaaatataagttataatttttgcaCAAGGaagaatatatgtatttttacatattctttatattatttaaatcatgataaataattttacaaaaagatgCTCGATAAGCAcatagttttacatttaaaactgaTACTTGCAttaatatctttctttttagctagagattttgaaagttaatttcttgagatattttattttttcttgtaaaaatttaaatttttgattttcaaaatctaatGATTCAAAAACCTAAAGtcttaaaaacctaaaaaatctttaaaatctctAACTGCATATTTAACACACCAAAGACCattttgtgaaacttttttttcaaatgaagtgAAAAATGAATATGAGTTTATCTCTAATGTTTCTATGTGACCTGTTTGACGAACTATCAGAAAATTGGCatccattttttataaattaaggtGTAGATGTTTATAATAGTTCTATTGGTTCAATGTTAAGTTATTATACTGGTTTAAGATTGTGTTTTTCTATTGGTTTAAGAGTAAGTTAAGCTCAAAGTTAGCTATTTAATCCAcgacaaaatatataaagcttGGCCAACATAATAAAGTGtgctttaacataaataaagtGTGCGTAGATTTATTAATTAGAATTTACAAGTTGAATGAAAATAGAACATGTATGATAAGTTGGtagaaaaatagtaattttttatttttgcttttttaggtATTGGCAGGCTTTATTTGACGACTTACCTTTCTGCTACTAAGTTAAAATAACCTCCAACTACAAGCAGTCGCGGGTCTCCCATTAGGCTAAGTAGGCTGAGGCCTAGAGCCCCCAAGAGAAACGTGATCCCCAATGAGAAAGATTCCCAGCACCAAACTACATACTAATGTCCGCCTGCGCTTCATTAAGAaattagattataaaaaaaaaatctaatttaaccACCACTGAAAATAATTTAGACAAAACGTACTTTACAAATAGCTACAAACAGTAGCTATTGTTTCGGCTGCAATCTCAGCAAAAAGTAGCGAAACAAAAATGAggtgtaaaaattaataaggcTATAAGAGTTTAGTTGATTcggaaatatattttatataaatgcaaaatactttttaatgctaaaattcACCTCTAAGCGATCTAAGCACatccatatttttttgtaaacaaaatttttgttgaatttcTTTGGAATTTGTTTTTGAAGGCTTGGGGCtaataaatatgattaaaaatgtctggatagaaatatttaagtggtagtcaaaacaaaaaataaaagaaaaaaaggttaaaacatcaaaattttaaaactctgTCAAAGTAGGTTAATCATTTAAAGTTTGGAAGAGATAAATctaacaaataaaatgtaactGATGACGTAAAACTAATTAAAGAACATACTGCTGAGGGCAACGTAGATAACGAATACCGAGCCAATATTGTTTTTCAGGACAGAGACAAGGTCTGCATGCAAGAAGAGATAGCAAAATTGTCTGAAATTACTGGTATTATTGATGTAAGAGTAAACTATAGCGATATAGGATATCAGCTAAAGTTAATTAGTTTTGAACTTCTTTTCTCAGGGGAAAAAAACTCAGAACTAATTAACTTTCTCAATTTTTGCTTTAACCGGCCatctttgtttttctaaaataaaaagaaaattgatttatatctaagcaaaattataaagatcaaagcagatttttttgtaacagttttttcagaaaattcaTGAAAAACAGTCAAAAGACTCTAGGATCCTggctttgttattttttatgcaaaggAGCAGCATTTTTTTACCATGAAAATTATTTCCCCATTTAGGAAACAGCAGCGTTGGCATCTGACGGTTGTAAAGATTggaaaaacagaagaaaaattGTTGTATCCTATGAAGAATCTGATGACCGCAAAAACGCCTACCTCACACGAAAATCGAATTAGTGTACAATAGATATAAAGTTCGAAGAACAGGCTACTAAAACAGCAAAATATTactagaatattttaaaatgggtTGTAgcagcaataaatttttatctgaaAGAGATTTGCAACTAGAAGGTTATAGCGAAAAAGGGGCCCTCCACACAATGGAAATTTAATGGGTCTTATGGAAGTTATTTCAAAACTCGATCCTTTCTTAAAGAACATCTAACAAAGTGTTAAACTGGTGCGATGAAATCTATTAACTACTTATCCAAAACTGTATACGAAGAGATGCATGGAAAAAAGATAGCTcatggaaaaaaatgttttaaaacgaATTATTGAGCAGATAAACAATGTCgatacaaaatattatacacTTATTATAGATTCCACGCCAGACATTGCTCATACAGATCAGCTggcaataatattaaaaaactgttataacggaaaaatatttgaacaattTACTACCTTTCATCAGATTAAAAATCACACCAGCGAAACATTGTTTACAAaagtatttcagtttttaaataatgcgGTTAAAATTAGCTATCAAAAAATACTCGTTAcccttaaatatatatttgatgaaaGTTCTGGAAAAGCAGAATGTAAATTAGAagcaaaaagtttatataaaagttttacaaagcgGGAAACAGCAGTTTTAACTGTAATATGGGAAATAATCTTAAAGCAATTTAATAacgttaataaaatattacaaactcCTGGTTTAGATATATGTGAAAGATACACTTTACTCTAgtaactaaagttatatatatatttacgtgAAGACTCCGAGCCGAAATTAAAAGGCTTTGAGAACAAAGCAGCAAAAATAAGTGCTGaggttaaagaaaattttagacGAAAGATTAAATGACCTCTTAATTATGTCAATTGAATATGACATCACAAGATTTATTTCTTATGATGAAGCAATTTACGAATATGTATCAGTTAAgcacagaagaaaaaaattttttgaatttgttgttgttataattacttttaaatacgataaaatctttatgtaaattttattttttagtttttaatagaatttgatttttatgtcTGTTGTTTCGTTTGTTCACAAAAGCATCAGGCTATttcagatatttaaaaaatttagcttcAAGCGTGCTAAGATAGGGTCCATAACTTCAACAGTCCCAAAAAACACAATCTGCCACTGACTacaaaccaatttaaaataattttcatagcAGCATTTTCTAAGAAGAACTTgcctttaatatttattaattagattacttatatttcattatttctataaattaattttagagaTTATATCGACTGTATAGAGTACAAACGTAGTATGTCCAAATACCAAAGTATGGAGAAAAAtggatttcaattttcaaaaccatttgtAAAATATAGCAAAGTATTATGTGGGGGCATTTTACCAATGATTACATACTATCATGTATCTAATGTAGGATAGTGAACATCTTAACTGGTGTTGTTGATTTCAAATGactttaaatgttgaaattTGTTAAGAGGATGAACAAAAATGGACATGCAACATTTGAGCtctataaaaaagtaaagaaaagtcTTATTACATTTGTGCAATATAAATAATTCGAACACAATTGTTGATCAATGTAATTTAAtccttaataaaaatacattagatAATCCTTAAATTATcatagtaataaatttaataatcatGGAAC
This Hydra vulgaris chromosome 04, alternate assembly HydraT2T_AEP DNA region includes the following protein-coding sequences:
- the LOC105849083 gene encoding protein boule-like isoform X2: MDSSIYINGMRYRNRVFVGGLIKTTNAADIAKYFSEFGKVLDAKVVFNDNGNSKGYGFVTFNNEKSVKSVLKACPLYLNGKKLNIGPAIRKQAPDSIGESVLVVKAPKIKFYPPNREKPDNNSLDPSHIIPLQNYTTVPYFIDNYGTTYFF